The following are from one region of the Leucobacter sp. Psy1 genome:
- a CDS encoding amino acid ABC transporter permease — MTSTALSNYRVVRLKHIGRYLAAAVTVAILASIVIAFARAQIDWATVGEFFTARTILTGFVITIVLTIISMVIGIVLGVLIAVMRLSHNPVVSGIGWIYVWVFRGTPVYLQLLLWFNIALIFPMIGIPGLVEARTVDLVTPIVAAILGLGLNQAAYTSEVVRAGILSVDEGQTEASKALGIKGTQTMSTIVLPQAMRVILPPVGNEVIGMLKTTSLASAIGASEMLNEAQHIYLVNNMIMELLLVTAIWYLIAVSVLSSIQYYVERYYARGSTTAALPPTPYQRVKSFFGTPGRKS; from the coding sequence ATGACCAGTACAGCTCTCTCGAACTATCGAGTCGTCAGGCTCAAGCACATCGGGCGGTATCTCGCCGCGGCCGTGACCGTCGCGATCCTCGCCTCGATCGTCATCGCGTTCGCTCGCGCTCAGATCGATTGGGCGACAGTCGGCGAGTTCTTCACTGCTCGGACGATCCTGACTGGGTTCGTGATCACGATCGTGCTGACGATCATCTCGATGGTCATCGGCATCGTGCTCGGCGTGCTCATTGCCGTCATGCGGCTCTCACACAATCCGGTGGTCTCGGGAATCGGATGGATCTACGTCTGGGTGTTCCGCGGAACCCCCGTCTACCTGCAGCTGCTGCTCTGGTTCAACATCGCGCTCATCTTCCCGATGATCGGGATCCCCGGCCTGGTCGAGGCGCGCACGGTCGATCTCGTGACTCCGATCGTCGCCGCGATCCTCGGACTCGGGCTCAACCAGGCCGCGTACACGTCGGAGGTCGTCCGAGCGGGCATCCTCTCGGTCGACGAGGGGCAGACCGAAGCATCGAAGGCACTCGGTATCAAGGGGACGCAGACGATGAGTACGATCGTCCTCCCGCAGGCCATGCGCGTGATTCTTCCGCCGGTCGGCAACGAGGTCATCGGCATGCTGAAGACGACGTCGCTGGCCTCGGCGATCGGTGCGAGCGAAATGCTGAATGAGGCGCAACACATCTATCTCGTCAACAACATGATCATGGAGCTGCTGCTCGTCACCGCCATCTGGTACCTCATCGCCGTGTCGGTGCTGTCGTCGATCCAGTACTACGTCGAGCGGTACTACGCCCGCGGCAGCACCACCGCCGCTCTGCCGCCGACGCCGTACCAGCGGGTCAAGAGTTTCTTCGGTACCCCAGGGAGGAAGTCGTGA